The genomic segment attttgataaatatttctaatataattacGCAATGGACTTGGtttttatttagataggtactaagTAGAAAAATgtctagataatattaaaatagtataatatagtatagtataatattgtataataattattattattataaaataattattattttaaaataaatcacgatTCTCTTTAAAAACTTAACTCTCTCAACATAAGCGCTTACttactgattttaatttaattttgtaagatATACATTCTTATTTCtttgaatttacatttaaagACGTAATTAAGTCCTAAAtaaaactatcattattttgattagttataaagtattaactaataaaattaattgatagaTGTCttgtgtttaattaataatataattatgttaaaactatcaaaattttGGCTATGTACTTCGTATCTACATTTATGAATACTGAATGCTAATATGAAATACTTGCATAGGTATAAGTTTCTACTgacttataatgtacctactaatgcCATTTAATAAGTTGTCCATATAGGATTTTGCTATATTTAACCAGTGACTCATTCGTTTTatgacaaatttaattaatttattataaaaaatatcacaaccaaagattataatttatggttcaaacttcaaattaaACGCATCCTGTACGCTGGCTATATAATATCACACATGCGATGGACAGTCTTGTGGCGGCCGTCGAAAAAAAACTATCCTTAAAATGTCACTTTTCATTACTGCTATTATAGCAGTACTGGGACCCTATTCTCGAACTCGTACGATAAAATATCACTAACgccaattatcaaattttatttcacacaaaatatcaaatgttgtgaAATAGGTATTCTCGATTCCGAaacgataataaaatatcggtggtgataatatatcgttatttgatattttatcaagatttttaattattgaacacATTGACAACGTCGCAACCGCCGTCCGTTATCATTGTCACCATAGTTATTAATTGATAGTATCTCCCGTGCATAGTTATGAATACTAACTTGGAATAAGTCGATAAGATTGACTATTgttctatttttagaaattggTTTATCAACATTTGTTGATGTTATCTATAATTAGGGCTCTTTAAGAACAGGTAAAGACGGCCGCCATTTTCTTTCCGATTGGAATTAATAcagaattaatacaaattatacaaatatttatcaaaacaagTACGTCTATGAAAAATCGGacgacaaataattattatattataatattcaaaattttaacaaaataaattatttaatcggaaaaaatataccaatattcGTAGTAGGCGCGCGGTAAACTAGTATTCCGCGAATGCGTGAAAATCGCaaaatagtgaacttcattaggccatgacttcaaaactaagtccgtgcGCCAAATTTGgccttcaccatcgttttcagcgtgcTTAActacattagtttaaaaaaaaaaattgcaaaaaaaatgggtgtccggtaaagtagaaatatacccacttctcaatataaaattaaatatactgcGGTTAAATAttggataattaaataaaaaatttactttaaaacttACTTTTGCTGGGATATCAAGTGTTGAAGAACGAATTGGTTCTGTCACATAAGGCCTTAACATGTTGATTAGCCGATGTACTAATCTTTTTGACAACCTATAATTTCTAATGAAATCCTTGTCGGGTAATGTAAAAGTATCTAACCTTTTCATAAAATGCCTTCTAATATTTTGTGCACCTTCTTGcaattcaaaattttcaaaaatggcAATAGCGTGTACAATATCctccattttattaaaattcgtaCACACTTCTACGTTATACACAACTAACAGTATAATTATATCACACAGTTAGGTACATAGAATGACTTAAATTacaccaaaatcaaaatttaatcgcagtatcaaatttggttttataaataatcacgAGAAAACacgttgataaaaatatatcgggCTACAAAACACTCGGGATAAATTatcactgaaaataaaatgataaattatcaaatgtGTGCTCCAGAATACCAAATGCATCATTTATCcgataattatcaaatatcactCGTGATATGTTATCGTACGAGTTCGAGAATAGAGCCCCTGACCTCCGACAtcacattttcaatttaaaaattactgctatagcagtattacatttaaatgttaattttttaattataattatgttgaaatctttaatttattataggaaattcttaaaaatataggaatttataattatttattaaataaaatataaaaccaaatgCAATACAAATCTTTATTACTATCGAAAAAGTACATCTATACAATAGAATTTTTACaagagaatttttacgcaaaatctgttttcgagaaaattataggaatttataattatttattaaataaaatataaaaccaaatgCAATACAAATCTTTATTACTATCGAAAAAGTACATCTATACAATACCtagatcattatttaaaaaaataacgttttaaatttaattactttttaattattatatattttaacaatattcatcCTTCTGGTTGAGCAGCATGGAAATCTTTGAAGCATAATGGACACAAAGGTACTTTACATTTCTGACATTGAATGGAAGtttgttttcttgttttttgcTTATAACACTgcatacagtttttaaattttttttgtcgtttAAAATTTGGTGGTAACGGAATGGGTTCTTCGAAATGATCGTCTCTCAAATGATCTTTACGTtggtttgatttttttgaatatttttttaattgaaaaagttcagttgctgttttattttttggaattttaattaaatcttttatAAGTAAGTCTCTATATGTTTTAAACCTAAAATCATGACAACCAAAAtgttgtttgtataaaaaaaaactgttccaAACTGCGACatctaacaaattaaatataactttctTGTACCACTTTGCGGACTTCCGAGGACAAGAATAATAAGAGATCATTTGATCAGCGCGGTCTACTCCGCTCATATGGTCGTTATTCCGGGCAATTTCGATAAGTTTTAGCTTATTTTGgccatatttatttttggagacAATAATTTTTGGTTAATTGGTTGTTATGCATAGGACATCCCTCTTGTCCTTCCATTTAGAGATATAAACCGAATTTTGACGTTTCCAAATATGATCACctggtttcaattttttttgaacaacaCATTTTGGATTGCCCCTTCGGTTACTTCGTAATGTGCCAGTAGTGTGGGTTTTGTGTTTTAGGAGTAAATTCGAAAGGTTGacactattatagtaattatccATAAATAAATGATgacctttatttaaatatggaGCTATAAGCCGTAGTACtaaattgtcaatttttgacGTTAGCGCCGCACTTGAGAATTGTTTTCCCTTGtacatttctatatttaaaatataaccatcTGGACAACAAAGCTCATCAAATTTTATGCCGTATTTCGCTTTTTTCCCTTTTATGTACTGACGAAAACCTAACCTTCCACGGTGGAGAAGCAGAGACTCGTCTAACGAGAGTTCGATACGTGGGTAAAaagcattttgaaaattatcaatcaACATTGTGTACATCGGCTCAAGTTTTTTCATTGGACCATCAGCTGATACTATTTTATCTGCATATTCAACGCTAAAACTATTTAGAAGTTGCTCAAACCGTCTTCCCGACATAATTTTTTAGCGATTGCAGGGTAATAGTACAAACGGTTGTTTGAGAATGCATCTCGCAACAcagaaaaaaattcatcaaattgaatatattttgaaattttttatttatacgtaaatattattatatcagtataaaataaaaataatccaatagaaaatcacaaacattttcttgacaacataataaattattttgtgtatattttattaaggtctaaattatatattatgcgagtttaaattataaatgtttttaataaaattaataattttaaattacaaattgacaataattattgttatgttttaatgttttgtagcttataatatatatgaaggtcatgtacctACTCGTcttatgacattcaatttccatacgatataaaaaaatatatttgctaaattattaatttgagaagAGTATTGCTTAAAttagtaaaagtaaaagtaaaatggtaacagtgtacattatgacaaaagttcaataaaattgtttttataatttataaattagaaactagaaagacgcattcactctttatgtaatttaaatactaattaaaaaaaaaaaaaaatagattaactttttttaaacttaacttaagttaatatttttagattctgagtggaacgatgaatatattgattttataatgtgttttttttttttttttatttttttttgtgtctgtcatcaccttttaggacagtaaaagtgcttggattttcttcaacagtactttttctgataggaaagtgaatctagttggtactttgggggggtcaaaagtaaaatttttctttttagaactaatattttaaaatgtaatacgagattccttataagattatctacctttatcaaaaaaaaaaaatgtctataaaaaagacaaattaaatttttatgagcgtttgaaattctaatttttacaacattggatattcactcgatttgtCATGTGAttatagactgatataccgtctccgctcagaatcgtttttcttatacagtgatattatatcattgaattcaaatttaattctatccgttatacagtgtcccacttgtaacctgctgtacagcagagcgacatccacttacccacctttttttcaatttacctactttaattactttaacaacattttgtttttccgaATTTGCGGCAGTAGCTGAGTAGGTGCCACTAGccatctatttatattttatatttataatgaattaatttcgaatatatttattgacaattttttgtaagatcgaaatttttaaataactatgtatttatatgaaatattaattttggcgcAAATTATGTGTCATTTTTGTACgtttggcgcttatgtcatatagccgtcactatataatataggaggtTCGAAAAAGTTGTAAGTACAAGAAATGCGTACGACACTACgactttaaaataaagtataggtacatttttttggtCAGGAGAGGGGCAAGCCCTTTGAGTCACCGTatcataaataacttaaaaacagGTCGACTTCCCTGGCATTCCCACTATAGaatatttgaacgaaattaAGAGCCTTTATTTGTGCGTCGTTTGTGCTGATTTGTGCGGAAAGTCGCGTCATTTGTGCTTTTGAACTTTACGAGATACAGACGTTTTTGTTATTGGGTGCTGGGGAAATTTTTGCACCCCCACTTTTATATTTACAAgtttatatacacacaaaaaGTTCTTGGACAAATGCTTTGACTCTCAACttcgatggtttttttttttaataaaaaaaattggattcaTTTGGTACTTTGATACCTAAGTTGAAATTTAATACGTTtagctttttttaataattttgaaaaactgggtaaaaaatactatttataataatatattatttgtagtaCTTGAAAAATTCagttcaatttcaaaatttttaaatacgctGGCGTActaatagcaaaatcaactttatttttactttatttttacgaaaaacgcACAATATTTTGTGGTGCTCTTATCGTAGTGTgagaaacttgaaatttgaaccatataggtgcaaagtatgaatttaggagttattaaaaaaaactaaacatattaAAGTTCTTTTTCGTCGTCGACGGATTTAACAGGCATGAGTACCCACTaatctacattatttttttttttgaaatacgattggtaaatacatatttataataataatttgtgataggtactaacatattttacatttacatactatattaatgttatacaatatacaatagtatacttttacttatattatatagtaatctaatataatattcaaataattgaatttaaatactttttcggTAGGTATttcaaacacatttaaaatactttttctttaCGATTCAAACGAATCTCAATAAACAGTTTTTTgtttcatacatatattattacaatttttaaacccTGTctaagaataacattttatattgcttctaaaaatgtttaagatttCATTAAATACGCAAATGATACAATACCTAGAGGCTAAAGTCTATATTATCTACCTCGATGAAGtttattttgacaatataatatgtataatatgagtatatgacattATGGAACTAATTAAAGaatgtatttgttaattatgttacttaaatatttattaataattttatgtatacatatgtgTTAAacgtacaaatattttgaatacttttaaaatgtatttgtatatttatattcaaatatttttgaaagacGGTATTCGAATTGTTTAATTGACAGGGAACCATTCACCTTGGAGGTAATGTCCtataacaagtttaaaaaatattactaactaTCGAATTACAATTAGATTTCGTAAGTCATTTTCTAagtgaacataaaaatatattgacaacATTGCGTGAACGGAGTGCACATCTTTTATTTCGTGCCGTTTGTGGTCAATGTATTACTAGCTGCTGGGTATCAAACGTTGACGGGCAGTAACTGCTATAGCAGTCATACTGATTCAAGTTTTAATATGACCATGACTGGTAAAGCAGTCATATATTAAAGTCGTAAAATGGCATGACTGCTAGAGCAGTTGCGTTTCTTGTGGCTTCTCCACATTAGAAATTATCTAGTGTCCTATTGTGACTTATTAACAATttggggaaaaaaaaatcaaataatttaaaaaaacatataaaaatctatGGATTACGGCGTAATCCATACAATTTTTGACAACTTATTAAaagaaattgaagaaaaaaagacaCATAAATAAACGATATTTTGACAGTAAATGTGatcgtttttatgaaatttgctATGAATACATTTACAATTGTCTGAATCGAACCATCATAATTCCgaattaaaagattttttatggGTGACACTCACTCCAAAAATAATTGCCACTTGGAGTAATGCAAAGAATTCAATACGATTATTAACTACATCTTATAATACGATTTGTATTgacgaaaacaatttttttgatcaatttaaaatgttggaaaaatatttcaaagaacAAAGTGAAGAATGGCATAATATATCACTCGAAGAACGTTGGTTATcagcatttaaacattttaaagacttaatatataacatttgatTGTCTATTAATAGTTGTTGAATTTTCTTTCTCATTACCTGGTTCAAATGTAGCAGTCGAACGTGGCTTTTCATTAATGAATAGCACATGGACAAAATCAtcaaataaattagatataagTACAGTTGAGGCTTCATTAATAAAACAAGTTTTGATAACATGCCTTGTTGTCAATTTTATGAGTCAATACTCACCAACAAAACATTGTTTCAAAAAGTACATAGTTCAGCCAAGTATCAAACAACTTAGACTTTTCTGCCGATGGAGAACACATTAGacagattaaaaatgttatattttattatgtatttatgtattctttaatttttaaagcttcaaatattgttatctatataatgtgtgttacaaattatattgtattatcagaaaatcaataaaaaaaatttaaaaaattttgtccCGGTTTTTGccaaataaaatatggtaaccCTAGATTACGCCCAATCAGAGTGACTACCAAATTACAGTGATTTGCATAACTGCATTAGCAGTCATGTCCATCAaagtattttaagataaataaatatatattataagctcaatatattatgctaaataatacatatagctAAGAGCATGGCGATTTACCAAGCATGTTcaccattaattattttttttcaataatgcagttatacgaaaactgattttggaacttttaaatatatacttgaagaccatgtttttaaattctaaaaatgtttctttgtAATACTTAAGGAGCGTACAATACTCTtatggagatacaaacttctatttttcaaatgagaacacactttttcaaatgaaaattatttaatggatattttttctgaaaatgttgacgtacctagtttttgagctatttaacaTAAACATAGTAGGATCCCGATAACGGGTTCGATAGATATGGGGGCTATGtcgatttcaacattttaataattattaatattaatctgcCAATATAAATGGTTTATAAAAATTGCCCCAGTACATTAAATATCAGGTCAAATATAAGGTACAGCAGTTTCTTTTTTTGTACAACCATGGtttgaaaaaatgcatttttaaggacttttatcttaatcataatttacaaaaaattatccactaaataaactactgtttttaacaattttaaaaaccactgcaagtattcaaaatataaacgtaaGTATAGTAAAGTACTACACTACTATACTTACAGTTTTCCACTGAgctgtgcatattatataatttaaaacgacATAtagataaaatcaatattatttttgttagataatgtaagtatatttaCTTGTACCAAGTtgtgaacaaaatatttcattattttttatttgtattactaagtaaaataattaaaaccaataaatgaagtgttataaattataatgtattacattttatattttaatatatatatatcgatgaAGGATTTAAAAACCGGTCAGAACTATGGAAATATAAAAGGGTAAAATAAGATACATTGCtatatattgttgtacattttattttattcgtccAAATATTTCAATCCGATAAAAACGTCAATTAGGTACACTCATATGCATACAAATTGTActgatctaaaataaataaaggttTAAATATATGCGGTTCGTAAAAACTGATTTTTGGGGGGAAACGATCTAAATAATTgtctttaaatttatacaatctaggtacctactatagatcattaaatgaaaaaaaagcacATTGTGTCATTGTGGATAAACCTTGGAGTTaaactaaaatcagaattttaacaGGACCCATATTCTATGCGTAAGTACGTAACAAACTTTTTACGATAttcgaaaaattaaataggAAATTTATAGTCAGTGTCCTCTATGACTCTCAttcctaattatttaaaatacattcaacGCTCTTTGACGCACACGCGGGggaatttaacaaaaaataaaaataaaataaattcattaggATCAATGATTATATTGATTATCTTAAGGTAGTAAAATGCCACCcaagttttgaatttaatttaagggatatcattatcattataatagattaatataaacgatcttaataacttaatatagcagtataacaacataatatagcagTTATAGAAATTGTCTGTTTTTGATGTCATCGATTTATACGCTATACAACGCATCTCCTTCAAACTAGTTGATTCTGGTTTGCAAATAACAGCaaataactgattttttttGGAAGAACTGAATGTCCCACAAGATATTGTCAAAAAATTAGACGTGATGATACTCATATGACACCACATCCCCACATACACATCGaaatctaactaaaaataagtttattttagtataatataatatatttttatacaatatcacATTTCACACGGAAAAGACAACTACAAAATTCACAATTaaccattatatattaattatcattaattaaatcgtatttttatttgtatataagtattttactataaatcgTATTGTAATATCGACGAACTCCATATCATACCAGATACGAGGTTATTTCGCAGTAGGTATTCGTATCAgctattgttaatataatttattgcaattatttaattgttattgattttgccgaataaataaatagatattagtgaaaataaaatatatatcatttataagtATGCTGCATGCTGAAaataactatacttatata from the Acyrthosiphon pisum isolate AL4f chromosome X, pea_aphid_22Mar2018_4r6ur, whole genome shotgun sequence genome contains:
- the LOC103311769 gene encoding piggyBac transposable element-derived protein 3-like, whose amino-acid sequence is MSGRRFEQLLNSFSVEYADKIVSADGPMKKLEPMYTMLIDNFQNAFYPRIELSLDESLLLHRGRLGFRQYIKGKKAKYGIKFDELCCPDGYILNIEMYKGKQFSSAALTSKIDNLVLRLIAPYLNKGHHLFMDNYYNSVNLSNLLLKHKTHTTGTLRSNRRGNPKCVVQKKLKPGDHIWKRQNSVYISKWKDKRDVLCITTN